A part of Capsicum annuum cultivar UCD-10X-F1 chromosome 6, UCD10Xv1.1, whole genome shotgun sequence genomic DNA contains:
- the LOC107874631 gene encoding WUSCHEL-related homeobox 3-like, with protein sequence MARARWKPTPQQLMILQDLYRKGLTNPNSCQVQMITAHLSMYGKIQWKNVFYWFQNHKARDRQKMRKQMFQQMQKYTSSTTTTTNDVQINPPSPSSASSSAAVNYQLYPNSPTIFLRQVEGTDTSPQMMMNYLRENRMMKTNGRDWMLMTDQEGSSSNIHVHCSNNRPLKTLQLFPVATTGFKD encoded by the exons ATGGCTAGGGCTAGGTGGAAACCAACTCCACAACAGTTGATGATTTTACAGGATTTGTACAGAAAAGgtttgacaaatccaaattcaTGTCAAGTACAAATGATAACTGCCCATCTCTCTATGTATGGAAAGATTCAGTGGAAGAATGTGTTTTACTGGTTTCAAAACCATAAAGCTAGAGACAGGCAAAAAATGAGAAAACAGATGTTTCAACAAATGCAGAAATACACaagtagtactactactactactaatgacGTCCAAATTAaccctccttctccttcttctgcttcttcttctgctGCTGTGAATTATCAACTGTACCCCAACTCTCCTACTATATTTCTTCGTCAG GTTGAAGGAACAGATACATCACCTCAGATGATGATGAATTACCTGCGGGAGAATAGGATGATGAAGACCAACGGTAGGGATTGGATGTTGATGACAGATCAGGAGGGTTCTTCTTCTAATATTCATGTCCATTGCAGCAATAACAGACCTCTAAAAACATTACAACTTTTCCCTGTTGCCACAACTGGCTTCAAGGATTAG
- the LOC107875569 gene encoding putative respiratory burst oxidase homolog protein H, producing MVPIDNGDLSRDNSVKWILENAEKDSTSDVQDNRHGAVSPLEPANQKSFKKTFSISRKRSGVVPRMERMQSGASRGLKSLRFLDRTTTGKEGDAWRSVEKRFNQNAVNGRLFREKFGTCIGMGESKEFAGELFDTLARRRKINTEDGITIDEVRGFWEDISTQSLDARLHIFFDMCDKNGDGKLSEEEVKEVLVMSASANKLSKFKQHAATYAALIMEELDPNHLGYIEMWQLEALLRGMVGGSEEGEKTLKRSQTLAKTMIPKEYRTPVSKFLYKTSEKVQENWKRIWVLTLWLCINMILFTWKFQQFKRKSAFQVMGYCVCIAKGAGETLKFNMALVLFPVCRRTLTKLRETFLGSIFPFDDNINFHKIIALGIAVATFIHAFFHTSCNFVKLTTCPESKFMTFLGSNFDYHQPSYLELVASIPGVTGVLMTLFMLFSFTLATHSFRRNVIKLPWPFHHLAGFNAFWYAHHLLVLVYILLILHGYFIFLTKEWYKKTTWMYLAVPLLAYATERTLIVYEHSHHVNIIKAVIYTGNVLALYMSKPQGFKYKSGMYLFVKCPDISTFEWHPFSITSAPDDDYLSVHIRTLGDWTTELKTRFEKACEPQTAQSRKGSLVRMETKAYPDIEQSQSEFPKITIKGPYGAPAQNYKKYDILLLIGLGIGATPFISILKDLLNNESQSNQQSGESSSNKRGPHRAYFYWVTREQGSFDWFKGVMDDIAEYDHNEMIEMHNYLTSVYEEGDARSALIAMVQSLQHAKNGVDVVSDSRIRTHFARPNWKKVFSRLAAAHPSSRIGVFYCGSPTLTKPLRRLCQEFSLNSSTRFNFHKENF from the exons ATGGTGCCCATTGACAATGGGGATTTATCTCGAGACAATTCAGTGAAATGGATCCTTGAAAATGCTGAAAAAGATAGTACGAGCGACGTCCAGGATAACAGACACGGTGCAGTCTCCCCACTAGAACCAGCAAACCAAAAATCTTTCAAGAAAACTTTCAGCATTTCAAGAAAAAGGAGTGGAGTTGTACCACGAATGGAGAGGATGCAATCAGGAGCTTCTAGAGGACTCAAGAGCTTGCGGTTTCTTGACAGAACGACTACAG GGAAAGAGGGCGATGCCTGGCGAAGTGTGGAGAAACGATTCAATCAAAATGCAGTTAATGGGAGGCTCTTCAGAGAGAAATTTGGAACCTGCATTG GAATGGGAGAAAGCAAGGAATTTGCTGGAGAGTTATTCGATACGTTGGCAAGGCGCAGGAAGATCAACACAGAAGATGGTATAACAATAGATGAAGTGAGAGGATTTTGGGAAGACATATCAACTCAGTCTCTTGATGCAAGGCTTCATATTTTCTTTGACAT GTGTGACAAGAATGGTGATGGGAAACTATCAGAGGAAGAGGTCAAGGAG gTTCTAGTGATGAGTGCCTCGGCAAACAAATTGTCAAAATTCAAGCAACATGCAGCGACATACGCAGCCTTAATCATGGAAGAGCTTGACCCTAATCATTTAGGATATATTGAG ATGTGGCAACTTGAAGCTCTACTGAGAGGGATGGTGGGGGGTTCAGAAGAAGGGGAAAAGACCCTGAAGAGATCACAAACACTAGCGAAAACCATGATCCCGAAAGAATACAGAACTCCAGTCAGCAAATTCTTGTACAAGACATCAGAAAAAGTACAAGAAAACTGGAAAAGAATATGGGTCCTAACATTATGGTTGTGCATCAACATGATACTCTTCACTTGGAAGTTCCaacaatttaaaagaaaatcaGCATTTCAGGTCATGGGTTATTGCGTTTGCATCGCTAAAGGTGCAGGGGAGACTCTTAAGTTCAACATGGCACTGGTTCTTTTTCCTGTATGCAGAAGAACTCTTACTAAGCTAAGAGAAACTTTTCTTGGTTCAATATTTCCCTTTGATGATAACATCAATTTCCACAAGATAATTGCATTGGGAATTGCTGTCGCAACGTTTATTCACGCATTTTTCCACACCAGCTGCAATTTTGTGAAACTAACAACATGTCCAGAGAGTAAATTTATGACGTTTCTTGGAAGCAACTTCGACTACCACCAACCGAGTTACTTGGAACTGGTGGCGTCTATCCCAGGCGTAACAGGCGTTCTGATGACACTTTTCATGCTTTTCTCATTCACATTGGCTACACATTCATTCAGAAGGAACGTCATCAAATTGCCATGGCCTTTCCATCATTTAGCAGGATTTAACGCGTTTTGGTATGCACATCATCTTCTGGTCCTTGTCTACATCCTCTTGATCCTCCATGGCTACTTCATATTCCTTACAAAAGAATGGTACAAAAAGACG ACATGGATGTATCTTGCAGTTCCACTTCTTGCATATGCTACGGAAAGAACTCTCATTGTCTATGAGCACAGCCACCATGTCAACATCATAAAG GCTGTCATATATACAGGGAATGTACTAGCATTATACATGAGTAAACCTCAAGGATTCAAGTATAAGAGTGGAATGTATCTTTTTGTCAAATGTCCAGATATATCAACCTTTGAATG GCATCCATTCTCAATCACTTCAGCACCAGACGATGACTATTTAAGTGTCCATATACGTACATTGGGAGACTGGACTACTGAGCTTAAAACAAGATTTGAGAAG GCCTGTGAGCCTCAAACAGCGCAATCAAGGAAGGGAAGTCTTGTTAGAATGGAAACTAAAGCATATCCAGATATTGAACAGTCTCAATCCGA ATTTCCAAAGATCACGATCAAAGGACCTTACGGTGCACCAGCTCAGAACTACAAGAAATATGATATCCTTCTACTAATTGGCTTGGGAATAGGAGCAACACCATTCATCAGCATTTTAAAGGACCTTCTAAACAATGAATCTCAATCT AATCAGCAATCTGGTGAATCGTCAAGCAACAAGAGAGGTCCTCACAGAGCATATTTCTATTGGGTGACAAGAGAACAAGGATCATTTGACTGGTTCAAGGGTGTTATGGATGATATTGCTGAATATGACCATAAT GAAATGATAGAAATGCACAACTATTTGACTAGTGTTTATGAAGAAGGGGATGCCAGATCTGCACTTATTGCAATGGTGCAATCACTACAACATGCTAAAAATGGAGTTGATGTTGTCTCCGACAGCCGG ATAAGAACACATTTTGCAAGACCAAATTGGAAAAAGGTATTCTCTCGGTTGGCAGCAGCACATCCATCTTCTCGAATTG GTGTATTTTACTGCGGGAGTCCCACTCTTACAAAGCCACTTAGAAGGCTGTGTCAAGAATTTAGTCTAAATTCATCCACTCGTTTCAATTTCCACAAAGAAAATTTCTAG